Proteins encoded by one window of uncultured Draconibacterium sp.:
- the pnuC gene encoding nicotinamide riboside transporter PnuC, which yields MTDIVLEWLLSNYIEILGAILGLAYIIFSIKQHILTWPTGLLTSAIYVVVFFNARLYADMGLQIYYVVISIYGWYFWLTGKKKNEKKVAVKRTRKILWLKLAVVSIALYALLLFILNHYTNSDVPHMDSMTTALSIIATWMLARKYLEHWLIWIFVDAFSAGLYVYKGLWATVILFIVYTIMALLGYIEWRKDLKRID from the coding sequence ATGACTGATATAGTTTTGGAATGGCTCTTAAGTAATTACATTGAAATACTGGGAGCCATTCTTGGTTTAGCCTACATTATTTTTTCCATCAAACAACACATCTTAACCTGGCCAACGGGCTTGTTAACCTCGGCAATTTATGTTGTTGTATTTTTCAATGCCAGGTTATATGCCGACATGGGGCTTCAGATCTATTACGTGGTAATCAGTATTTATGGTTGGTATTTTTGGTTAACTGGGAAAAAGAAAAATGAAAAAAAAGTTGCTGTAAAAAGGACACGAAAAATATTGTGGCTGAAGTTAGCTGTGGTTTCAATAGCACTCTACGCACTGCTTCTTTTTATTTTAAATCATTACACCAATTCTGATGTTCCGCATATGGATTCAATGACAACAGCACTCAGTATTATAGCCACTTGGATGCTTGCCAGAAAATACCTGGAACATTGGCTAATTTGGATATTCGTGGATGCATTCTCGGCGGGCTTATACGTTTACAAAGGTTTGTGGGCTACTGTAATTTTATTTATAGTTTATACAATTATGGCTTTATTGGGCTATATTGAGTGGAGAAAAGACCTCAAAAGAATTGACTAA
- the epsC gene encoding serine O-acetyltransferase EpsC, which yields MTNNKVDQKIFDTITKLSNPESYKLVCHKHMMGEPLPSNKKLKHIINLVREILFPGYFGSTTLKSSITPHYMGVYVDELLELLTGEILAGLCFECNDESEQRVEKHKSVAQEKAVAFIEFLPEIRKRLVTDVEATFLNDPAAKNFGEVIFSYPGIRAITNYRVAHKLLELDVPLIPRFITEMAHSETGIDIHPRARIGESFTIDHGTGVVIGSTCIIGDHVKIYQGVTLGAKSFPLDDDGNPIKGIPRHPILEDNVVIYAGATILGRITIGANSVIGGNVWVTNDLPANSRVVQKRPKDIPFMDGAGI from the coding sequence ATGACAAATAACAAAGTAGACCAGAAAATTTTCGATACCATTACCAAACTTAGCAACCCTGAATCTTATAAGTTAGTTTGTCATAAACATATGATGGGAGAACCATTGCCTTCAAACAAAAAGTTGAAGCACATCATTAATTTGGTTCGTGAAATTCTTTTCCCGGGATACTTTGGCAGTACAACACTTAAAAGTTCCATTACACCTCATTATATGGGTGTTTATGTTGATGAGCTTCTTGAGCTTCTAACAGGAGAGATCCTTGCCGGATTATGCTTTGAATGTAATGACGAATCTGAACAAAGAGTTGAAAAACATAAAAGTGTAGCTCAAGAGAAAGCTGTTGCTTTTATCGAGTTTCTTCCGGAAATAAGAAAAAGGCTTGTTACTGATGTGGAGGCAACCTTCTTAAACGATCCGGCTGCGAAGAATTTTGGTGAAGTTATTTTTAGCTACCCGGGTATCAGGGCCATTACAAACTATCGTGTGGCACATAAACTGTTAGAACTTGACGTTCCACTAATTCCCCGTTTTATTACGGAAATGGCACATAGTGAAACAGGAATTGATATACATCCCCGCGCTCGAATAGGCGAAAGTTTTACTATAGATCACGGAACAGGTGTTGTAATTGGATCTACGTGTATCATAGGAGATCATGTGAAAATATACCAGGGAGTTACTTTAGGAGCCAAAAGTTTCCCACTTGATGATGACGGAAATCCGATAAAAGGAATACCTCGTCACCCTATTCTGGAAGACAATGTTGTGATTTATGCAGGTGCAACAATACTGGGCCGAATAACAATTGGAGCAAACTCCGTAATTGGAGGAAATGTTTGGGTTACCAATGATCTTCCTGCAAACTCACGAGTGGTACAAAAACGTCCGAAAGACATTCCATTTATGGATGGAGCAGGAATTTAA
- a CDS encoding sigma-70 family RNA polymerase sigma factor, which produces MINYTDAQILKGILRHDNLILQYIYKQYYYKVNYFIKKNQGNEDDASDIFQEAIIVIYRKLKENDLIFEKSSFQGYLFSVCRFLWLKQLEKRRIEREKLNDSLPFQEDVYDDNLVEIVDKNEKYGLYQKHFKTLSTDCQKLLQMFFEKVPLREIAKIMGYKTEKYAKTRKYKCKELLIKRIKQDTEFKKILEDDT; this is translated from the coding sequence ATGATAAATTATACGGATGCGCAAATCCTGAAAGGAATCTTAAGGCACGATAATTTAATTTTACAGTACATCTATAAACAGTACTACTATAAAGTAAATTATTTCATTAAGAAAAACCAAGGTAATGAGGACGATGCCAGTGATATATTTCAGGAAGCTATTATCGTTATTTACAGAAAATTAAAAGAAAACGATTTAATTTTCGAAAAAAGTTCTTTTCAAGGTTATTTATTCTCTGTTTGTCGGTTTTTGTGGTTGAAACAACTCGAGAAGCGAAGAATAGAGAGAGAAAAGCTGAATGATTCACTACCATTTCAGGAAGACGTTTACGATGACAACCTGGTTGAAATTGTAGATAAGAATGAAAAATATGGTTTGTATCAGAAGCATTTTAAAACTTTGAGTACAGATTGTCAAAAGCTATTGCAGATGTTTTTTGAAAAAGTCCCGCTGCGTGAGATTGCGAAGATTATGGGCTATAAAACGGAAAAATATGCTAAAACGAGAAAGTATAAATGTAAAGAACTGTTGATAAAGCGCATTAAGCAAGATACAGAATTTAAAAAGATACTTGAAGATGACACCTAA
- a CDS encoding class I SAM-dependent RNA methyltransferase, which yields MKEYNLIAKTFSGLEDVLAKEVKRIGGKNVRRAKRAVFYEGDLELIYRSNYLLRSALRILKEIEHFKFKNVDQFYLRCKKIKWQNYFNVDQNFVINSVVVNSRDFRNSMFASLKVKDAIADYFRENYGKRPSVDTDNPDIIINVHIFQDSCTLSIDSSGESLHKRGYRVKQGEAPLNEVLAAGMIYLSGWMGNSDFMDPMCGSGTLPIEAAMIAQNIPAAKFRKEFAFQLWNDFDPILWEKVTEPVEKRDFRYTIYASDISGSNLLNAQTNARRALVFNKIKFKCTDFKNLELDLNNATILTNPPYGERLKETDLNGLYSMIGERLKHQYAGNSAWILSSSFESLKLVGLKPSQKIDLFNGALKCKFNNYMLFEGKGK from the coding sequence TTGAAAGAATATAATCTAATCGCAAAAACCTTTTCCGGACTGGAAGATGTTTTAGCAAAAGAAGTTAAACGCATCGGCGGGAAAAATGTACGACGTGCAAAACGAGCCGTTTTCTACGAAGGCGATCTTGAATTGATTTATAGGTCAAATTATCTTTTAAGAAGTGCATTGCGCATTTTAAAAGAGATTGAACATTTCAAGTTTAAGAATGTAGATCAGTTTTATTTAAGATGTAAAAAAATTAAATGGCAAAATTATTTTAATGTCGATCAGAACTTTGTAATCAACAGCGTTGTGGTTAACTCTCGTGATTTTAGAAATTCAATGTTTGCCTCTTTAAAAGTTAAAGATGCTATTGCCGACTATTTTCGTGAAAACTATGGAAAACGCCCTAGTGTTGACACCGATAATCCCGATATAATAATCAACGTTCATATTTTCCAGGATTCATGTACGCTTTCGATTGACAGTTCCGGTGAATCCTTACATAAAAGAGGCTATCGAGTAAAACAGGGTGAAGCTCCGTTAAACGAAGTACTTGCCGCCGGCATGATTTACCTCTCAGGCTGGATGGGGAACTCCGATTTTATGGATCCTATGTGTGGATCTGGTACTTTGCCAATTGAAGCAGCCATGATTGCCCAGAATATACCTGCAGCAAAATTCAGAAAAGAGTTTGCTTTTCAACTCTGGAACGACTTTGATCCAATACTTTGGGAAAAAGTGACCGAGCCGGTTGAAAAACGAGATTTCAGATACACTATCTATGCATCAGATATTTCAGGAAGTAATTTATTAAATGCGCAAACCAATGCACGTAGGGCTTTGGTATTTAATAAAATAAAATTTAAATGCACCGACTTTAAAAATCTGGAGCTTGATTTAAATAACGCTACGATTTTAACAAACCCACCTTACGGGGAGCGGCTAAAAGAAACTGATCTTAACGGTCTTTACTCAATGATTGGAGAGCGTTTAAAGCACCAATATGCAGGTAATAGTGCATGGATACTTAGTTCTTCATTTGAAAGCTTAAAACTTGTTGGATTAAAACCGTCTCAAAAGATCGATTTATTTAACGGGGCCCTAAAATGTAAGTTTAATAATTATATGTTATTTGAGGGAAAGGGAAAATAA
- a CDS encoding tetratricopeptide repeat protein — protein sequence MTPKAELFGRIEDYCLELLNNQEREEFEKELELNQELREEVELHKNIQSAVLEMDVLDLKGKLDEIQSNSTKNGKLNGSFELLEDLSEFEEFTEELSPEELIESFESLPKVHVYQHERTSNENIHHYYKEQNGSDQAIMEEEDLNGFDMEGLEGLEEAVLETDILNLRDTLQQVAKSVEPQYSAEDIDNYLNGEMGDDILAEFEDEIAQNEYLQSEVNLHKDVEFAVAESDVMDLRNELRNIMDAETSWNVSEHTIEDFIDGILEDESLLEEFSAELKENTDLMAEVNLRENINGAVAEVDIMALRQKLKDARSESEKKEVKSIVMPRFEIGSTKFWRSSVAVVLVLVGLLGAMKMNTNTLDNTYDKYFESTTWASERSVSNTVDIIQQAKVHFQKNEFQEVIDLLNVATVNPDEKFVTQFYKGLSYQNINEYPKAVTAYSDVIDHANNMFIEEAEWYKALCYLKMDKKAEAKKELLAVIDRKGHFEKDAKAVLRKLRYSFK from the coding sequence ATGACACCTAAAGCAGAATTATTTGGACGCATTGAAGATTACTGTTTAGAATTATTAAACAATCAAGAGAGAGAAGAATTTGAAAAAGAATTAGAGTTAAACCAGGAGTTAAGAGAAGAAGTAGAACTTCACAAAAACATTCAGTCGGCAGTGCTCGAAATGGATGTTCTCGATCTCAAAGGGAAACTCGATGAAATTCAATCAAACAGTACCAAAAATGGTAAATTAAATGGCTCATTTGAGCTATTAGAGGACTTAAGCGAGTTCGAGGAATTTACCGAAGAGTTAAGCCCCGAAGAGCTTATTGAAAGTTTCGAATCGCTCCCAAAAGTTCATGTATATCAACATGAGCGAACAAGCAACGAAAACATTCATCATTATTACAAAGAACAAAACGGTTCTGATCAGGCCATTATGGAAGAAGAAGATCTGAACGGTTTTGACATGGAAGGTCTTGAAGGATTAGAAGAAGCTGTTTTGGAAACAGATATTTTAAACCTTCGCGATACCTTGCAACAAGTTGCCAAATCGGTTGAACCACAATATTCTGCAGAAGATATTGATAACTATCTAAATGGGGAGATGGGAGACGATATTTTGGCAGAATTCGAAGATGAAATTGCTCAAAATGAGTACCTGCAATCAGAAGTTAATCTGCATAAAGATGTTGAGTTTGCTGTAGCAGAGTCTGATGTTATGGACCTTAGAAATGAATTAAGAAATATAATGGATGCTGAGACCTCATGGAATGTGAGTGAGCACACTATTGAAGACTTTATTGACGGCATACTCGAAGATGAAAGCCTATTGGAAGAGTTCAGTGCTGAACTGAAAGAAAATACTGATCTAATGGCTGAAGTCAATCTGCGTGAGAATATAAATGGTGCTGTAGCTGAAGTCGATATTATGGCATTACGTCAGAAATTGAAGGACGCCAGATCCGAATCAGAAAAGAAAGAGGTCAAATCGATTGTTATGCCTCGTTTCGAGATTGGTTCAACAAAATTCTGGAGAAGCAGTGTAGCAGTAGTTCTTGTTCTGGTAGGTTTGCTTGGAGCAATGAAGATGAATACAAATACGCTTGATAATACGTATGATAAGTATTTCGAATCAACAACATGGGCTTCTGAACGTTCGGTTTCCAACACTGTTGATATCATACAACAGGCAAAAGTACATTTCCAGAAAAATGAATTCCAGGAAGTTATTGACTTGTTAAATGTTGCAACGGTTAATCCAGATGAAAAATTTGTGACTCAGTTTTATAAAGGATTAAGCTATCAGAATATTAATGAATATCCAAAGGCGGTAACAGCTTATTCAGATGTGATCGATCATGCTAACAACATGTTCATCGAAGAAGCAGAATGGTACAAGGCATTGTGTTACCTGAAAATGGATAAAAAAGCAGAAGCGAAAAAAGAATTGCTTGCAGTAATCGACCGCAAGGGGCACTTTGAAAAAGATGCAAAAGCGGTATTGCGAAAGCTCAGGTACTCTTTTAAATAA
- a CDS encoding CHAT domain-containing tetratricopeptide repeat protein, which translates to MKKVLFWYYKLQHQMNIFRRTILIFHILILPYFVVGQEENTEQLKLTASKLMQKGATLSYEGKHAESLDSFQLSLDYRKKIYGESNYYLAQPYMFVGIAYKNLGQNEKALNNYKLAETNIFLREEPNKNLLSSLYLNIGNVYRAKLDYINALKYFNQALAIYKSETPLDNEKIIGAYYAIAEIQFKNYNYQEVLKIADECYQVADTVDKILFNDVLGASYAMLNNYKAADEYYKNAIELTNQYYGISLNLANAYMSYATFLSQTNRFNEAIENLSAAYQIFEVLQKSGGIELATYYEYEGDIYKDRTINTQAITSFKSEKKKNLLIAIESFKKGLTALEVNQTNPEDSEITIEQSRSLMDCISLIKAIGDVYLDIALLDNENKGLDYSKNLDYALSCYNNTSNLIQKARKELSNDDSKIQLTNLQYQTISKIIETAYLAYKQSKNKEYLDIAFNNSEQLKSSAVFDKISNDLAQENSLIPDSLLELEQKLNNTISNYSELQYQEQSYDDPDSVLLKEYNDKIFNASRQRDELNRYMEENYPDYYNLKYSSSFLSMKDIQSQTDKKEALIEYVLIEPEKKEISLDKTVSDTIGSLYTFFVSNDKVLFNKTDLRNNEIQSLEDAFKFMSSPQYMFTHNEDARQFCMSAYKLYRLLIEPYESYLIDKHLTIIPDGKLNYLSFDGLLRSLPDTSEFIQFNKLDYLIKTMNINYANSVNIYLKNKSSNPKLRNHTLAFAPEYNSEEFEMTGSRYSLAPLPGVEKEVDAISKSVSTTVFKSGNATEQNFRAKSGSFDILHLAMHAYINDSLPAYSRLAFSQNVDSTTLENDGWLNTADIYNLKLDARMTVLSACNTGIGKLQKGEGLMSLARGFLYAGCPSVVMSLWEVEDEAGTQIMTSFYKYLKGGKTKDEALRLAKLKYLENSNSRLAHPHYWMSFKSIGDNSPIYTSYDLYFFAILILLIIAFSIDQGIRIKKARRNRQA; encoded by the coding sequence TTGAAAAAAGTTCTATTTTGGTACTATAAATTGCAACATCAGATGAATATTTTCAGGAGAACAATCCTTATATTTCATATACTTATTTTACCTTATTTTGTGGTTGGGCAGGAAGAAAATACCGAACAGTTAAAACTGACAGCCAGCAAGTTAATGCAAAAAGGGGCTACCTTAAGCTACGAAGGAAAACATGCCGAGTCTCTTGACTCATTTCAACTATCGTTAGATTATAGAAAAAAAATTTACGGAGAATCAAATTATTATTTGGCACAACCGTACATGTTTGTTGGTATTGCTTACAAAAATTTAGGGCAAAATGAAAAAGCTTTAAACAATTATAAGCTTGCTGAGACAAATATTTTCTTGCGCGAAGAACCTAATAAAAACTTATTAAGTAGTCTATACTTAAATATCGGAAATGTTTACCGAGCAAAACTAGATTACATTAATGCACTAAAATATTTCAATCAAGCACTTGCTATTTATAAATCAGAAACACCTTTAGATAATGAAAAAATAATCGGCGCGTATTATGCTATCGCAGAAATACAATTTAAAAATTATAATTACCAAGAGGTATTAAAAATTGCTGATGAGTGCTATCAGGTTGCAGATACTGTGGATAAAATCTTATTTAATGATGTATTGGGCGCAAGTTATGCTATGTTAAATAACTATAAAGCAGCAGATGAATATTATAAAAACGCAATAGAACTCACTAATCAGTATTATGGGATTAGCTTAAATTTAGCTAACGCTTATATGAGTTATGCTACCTTTCTATCTCAAACAAATCGTTTTAATGAGGCCATTGAAAATTTATCTGCCGCTTATCAGATATTCGAAGTTCTTCAAAAAAGTGGTGGAATTGAACTTGCCACCTATTACGAATATGAAGGAGACATTTACAAAGACAGAACAATTAATACGCAAGCTATTACCAGTTTCAAGAGTGAGAAAAAGAAAAATCTGTTGATAGCGATTGAATCGTTTAAAAAAGGATTGACAGCCCTAGAGGTGAATCAAACAAATCCTGAAGACTCAGAAATTACCATAGAACAATCACGGTCACTAATGGATTGTATCAGTCTGATAAAAGCAATCGGTGATGTTTATTTGGATATTGCATTGCTTGACAACGAAAACAAAGGGCTTGATTACAGTAAAAACCTGGACTATGCACTAAGTTGCTACAACAATACCAGTAATCTCATTCAAAAAGCAAGAAAAGAATTATCGAATGATGACAGTAAAATTCAGCTAACCAATCTTCAATATCAAACTATCAGCAAAATCATTGAAACGGCCTATCTTGCTTATAAACAATCTAAAAATAAAGAGTATTTAGACATTGCTTTTAACAACTCTGAACAGCTTAAAAGTAGTGCCGTATTTGATAAAATATCGAATGACCTGGCACAAGAAAATAGTCTGATTCCTGATAGTTTATTGGAATTAGAGCAAAAACTAAACAATACAATCTCCAATTATTCAGAATTACAATATCAAGAACAAAGTTATGACGATCCTGACAGTGTTTTGCTCAAAGAATATAATGATAAAATTTTCAACGCTTCAAGGCAAAGAGATGAATTAAACAGGTACATGGAAGAAAACTATCCTGATTATTACAATTTGAAATATTCCAGTTCATTTCTTAGCATGAAAGATATTCAATCGCAAACAGATAAAAAGGAAGCATTGATCGAATATGTACTAATTGAACCTGAAAAAAAAGAGATTAGCCTGGATAAAACCGTTAGCGATACCATAGGTTCGTTGTACACTTTTTTTGTATCGAACGATAAAGTCCTATTTAACAAAACAGACCTACGAAACAATGAAATACAATCTCTTGAAGATGCTTTTAAATTCATGTCTTCGCCTCAGTATATGTTTACACATAATGAAGATGCCCGGCAATTTTGTATGTCAGCCTACAAGCTTTACCGTCTACTAATTGAGCCATATGAGAGCTACCTTATCGACAAGCATCTAACAATAATACCTGATGGTAAATTAAATTATCTTTCTTTCGACGGATTGCTTCGGTCTTTACCTGACACCAGTGAATTTATTCAGTTTAACAAGCTTGATTACCTGATAAAAACAATGAATATCAATTATGCCAATTCAGTTAATATATATCTAAAAAACAAGAGCTCAAATCCGAAGCTTCGAAATCACACTTTGGCTTTTGCTCCGGAATACAATTCTGAAGAATTTGAAATGACAGGTAGTCGTTACAGCCTTGCACCATTGCCTGGTGTTGAAAAAGAGGTGGATGCCATTTCTAAATCGGTGAGCACCACGGTTTTCAAAAGCGGCAATGCAACGGAACAAAATTTTAGAGCAAAAAGTGGATCTTTTGATATTCTTCACTTAGCTATGCACGCTTATATCAATGATTCACTGCCGGCTTACTCGAGGTTAGCTTTTAGTCAAAATGTTGACTCTACGACATTAGAGAATGACGGTTGGCTAAATACCGCGGATATATACAACCTTAAACTTGACGCGAGGATGACAGTATTGAGTGCTTGTAATACTGGTATTGGGAAATTGCAAAAAGGTGAAGGTTTAATGAGCCTGGCCAGAGGATTTTTATATGCAGGATGTCCGTCGGTTGTAATGTCACTTTGGGAAGTAGAAGATGAGGCAGGAACACAAATAATGACTTCCTTCTATAAGTATCTTAAAGGAGGAAAAACAAAAGACGAGGCACTTCGTCTGGCAAAACTTAAATACCTGGAAAACTCTAATTCAAGACTTGCACATCCACACTACTGGATGAGTTTTAAAAGTATTGGCGATAATTCACCAATTTATACCAGTTATGATCTTTACTTTTTCGCGATACTGATTTTACTTATTATCGCTTTCTCAATCGACCAGGGAATTCGCATAAAAAAAGCCCGTCGTAATCGACAGGCTTAA